In Verrucomicrobiota bacterium, a genomic segment contains:
- a CDS encoding YiiD C-terminal domain-containing protein produces the protein MDVTELPFNQFVGIKKCETKPDGIFELSADPKYLNHVDTVHASALFALAEASSGQFLSEHLEEAEERVVPILRRAEIKYKKPAEGYLYTKGAYKEDAWKLFHESFDKKGRALLSFQIDVLNEEDAVVAYAIYEWFFTEKT, from the coding sequence ATGGACGTAACAGAATTACCATTCAATCAATTCGTAGGAATTAAGAAATGCGAAACGAAACCAGATGGCATCTTCGAGTTATCCGCAGACCCAAAGTATTTGAACCATGTTGATACCGTTCATGCGAGTGCTCTGTTCGCTTTAGCAGAAGCTTCAAGCGGTCAGTTTCTATCAGAGCACCTGGAAGAAGCTGAAGAGCGAGTTGTCCCCATCTTACGGCGAGCTGAGATTAAATATAAAAAGCCGGCTGAAGGGTACCTTTATACGAAGGGCGCTTATAAAGAAGACGCCTGGAAGTTGTTTCATGAATCATTTGATAAGAAAGGACGAGCCCTGCTCTCATTCCAGATTGATGTGTTAAATGAGGAGGATGCGGTAGTTGCTTACGCAATTTACGAATGGTTTTTTACAGAAAAAACATAG
- a CDS encoding glyoxalase superfamily protein, giving the protein MQNKIECTVPVLPVKSLKDSIRFYTDSLGFQVDWGGEEGKLIGSVSRDGCTTMLSEMHGEKKPTYVWIGLTDDSLFAEYMSKDIKVVQEPLNQTWAYDMKIEDIDGNVLWLGTAPKTDIPFSDQADG; this is encoded by the coding sequence ATGCAAAATAAAATTGAATGCACGGTACCCGTTCTTCCGGTAAAGAGCTTAAAAGATAGTATAAGATTCTACACAGATTCCTTAGGGTTTCAGGTCGACTGGGGTGGCGAAGAAGGAAAGCTGATTGGTTCGGTTTCCCGAGATGGTTGCACGACTATGCTTTCGGAAATGCATGGAGAGAAAAAGCCCACTTACGTTTGGATCGGGTTAACCGATGATTCCCTGTTTGCTGAGTATATGAGCAAAGACATCAAAGTAGTCCAAGAGCCCCTCAATCAAACGTGGGCATACGATATGAAAATCGAAGATATCGATGGAAATGTTCTTTGGCTAGGAACTGCGCCGAAGACGGACATTCCATTTAGCGATCAGGCTGATGGTTAA